From Desulfomonilia bacterium, the proteins below share one genomic window:
- the smc gene encoding chromosome segregation protein SMC, with translation MRLSRVEIKGFKSLCKKTVLTFPGAVTCIAGPNGCGKSNVIDAIRWALGEQSARALRAGAMGDVIFSGTRDVPPSSMASVTLEFVKDGGIFPASMDGFDAISISRRLFRSGESIYEINNLKCRLKDITDLFLDSGLGRQGYAIIEQGRVKDMILAKPEDIRHVIEEVAEIGKFRVKRAEAIRRLETTSGNLERIKDIITEIAKQRDSLKAQATKARRYQALKDRMNELTRLLWACEIREVLNKHQELSAQLDSVDEEIKSSRSAAEKEAALFNKHSDKLNKMKLRIDEINQSLSDAKARHALSIAERDASTERMKDIQSTLLQLSSKIETAMAESDASAIELKTAENEKSRLQLEEAAIESTLKQLTEKEEKLSDELTAVSSEYDKSRSELFEKLGVSRLVDQRISYLDQRLNDMTSGISKRREDLIELKAVISEQKEMLLKHDVKINALEDKIRTANEEILKVTKKRDLISDEIEEKRKALSEKEKLHAGMDARIEMLGRIAGITPQATDNSGGKKLMRVADTIKVEAGFEDAASALGEMLDYMIIEDHDEFLVSGNSTTSSPGFIPSKPYIGNEEAGEMPADESVLGSLRKFINPRKGFEVIAEAVTRRLYIVRDIKSAVMLWKKGHRSHDYLTTDGIVLESSGVIRVNTEKDKYAEMLKARAEIEIQNKLKADLEIEMEKDKETIYASGDQLSALNAEIINLSGKLSDIEKERQSEIMSKQSLSDKIETNENRTLDFIKDIKSWDDMTSGVKDEIRAAREEKESAENLLAELKEKLKRLEEKKLEAGSILGRVQEEKNTVMDKLGRLRVDMASALERIKGLTLQSRKRQMEMEADRQRAAEIAIKEKEITSMLENAEEVVINTLADIRTKELELEDVMPEYTKFCQETGEISEREQALKSGLSSLEEKRNMLVLEAKEQEIAGRMMMERYTGRFSDETLPLIPEDFDMEASREEVAKLQGRVEVLGQINFASIESYDETQARYDDFHAQYQDLMLASERLRELISSIERESQKEFASTFAKVRANFQEIFTTMFGGGQADIVLQEGGMDAGVDIYACPPFKKLKVMSLLSEGEKALTAISFIFALFKVRPSPFCILDEVDAPLDDANIERINRLIRTFSKDSQFLIVTHNKNTMEMADIIYGVTFDVPGVTKVVSMDLQKT, from the coding sequence GTGCGTCTTTCCAGGGTCGAAATCAAAGGATTCAAGTCCTTATGCAAAAAGACGGTGCTCACGTTTCCAGGTGCGGTTACGTGTATAGCCGGACCGAACGGGTGCGGGAAAAGCAATGTTATTGATGCAATCAGGTGGGCGCTTGGCGAACAGTCCGCCAGGGCTCTCCGCGCCGGAGCAATGGGTGATGTTATATTCTCGGGAACAAGGGATGTGCCCCCTTCTTCAATGGCCAGCGTCACACTGGAGTTCGTAAAAGACGGCGGAATTTTCCCCGCATCCATGGACGGCTTCGATGCAATATCAATCTCACGCAGACTGTTCAGGTCCGGCGAAAGCATCTATGAGATTAACAACCTCAAGTGCAGGCTGAAGGACATCACCGACTTATTCCTCGATTCGGGCCTTGGCCGGCAGGGCTATGCAATAATCGAACAGGGAAGGGTCAAGGACATGATACTGGCCAAACCTGAAGATATCAGACATGTGATCGAGGAGGTCGCCGAAATCGGAAAGTTCCGGGTTAAAAGGGCCGAGGCGATAAGGCGTCTTGAGACGACATCAGGCAATCTTGAGCGCATAAAGGATATCATTACAGAGATTGCAAAACAGAGGGACAGCCTTAAGGCGCAGGCAACAAAGGCCAGAAGATATCAGGCCCTGAAAGACAGGATGAATGAGCTGACAAGGCTTCTTTGGGCATGTGAAATCAGAGAAGTGCTTAATAAGCATCAGGAACTCAGCGCCCAGCTGGACTCGGTCGATGAAGAGATCAAATCTTCAAGATCCGCTGCTGAAAAAGAAGCTGCCTTGTTCAATAAACACTCAGACAAGCTTAATAAGATGAAGCTAAGAATTGATGAAATTAATCAATCGCTCAGCGATGCGAAGGCGAGGCATGCGCTTTCCATAGCGGAAAGGGATGCATCGACCGAGCGTATGAAGGATATCCAGTCAACCCTTCTGCAACTTTCCTCGAAAATAGAGACCGCCATGGCTGAATCAGATGCATCGGCCATTGAATTAAAGACTGCCGAAAACGAAAAATCAAGGCTCCAACTGGAAGAAGCGGCCATCGAATCCACTCTCAAGCAACTGACGGAAAAGGAGGAAAAATTATCCGACGAACTGACGGCTGTTTCTTCGGAATATGACAAAAGCCGTTCTGAGCTTTTTGAGAAACTGGGAGTTTCAAGGTTGGTTGATCAGAGAATAAGCTATCTTGATCAGCGTCTTAATGACATGACATCCGGAATATCCAAAAGGCGGGAGGATCTGATCGAACTCAAAGCCGTAATCAGTGAGCAGAAAGAAATGCTCTTAAAGCACGATGTAAAGATTAACGCACTTGAAGATAAAATCAGGACCGCCAATGAGGAAATACTGAAAGTAACAAAAAAAAGAGATTTGATCTCGGATGAGATTGAAGAAAAAAGAAAGGCCCTTTCCGAAAAAGAAAAGCTTCATGCAGGAATGGATGCAAGGATAGAAATGCTTGGCCGAATTGCCGGAATTACGCCACAGGCAACGGACAATTCAGGCGGAAAAAAGCTGATGAGAGTTGCCGATACCATAAAGGTCGAGGCGGGTTTCGAGGATGCAGCAAGCGCCCTTGGAGAAATGCTTGATTACATGATTATTGAAGACCATGATGAATTTCTGGTTTCGGGGAACAGTACAACATCTTCACCCGGATTCATCCCCTCAAAACCTTATATCGGTAATGAAGAAGCCGGAGAAATGCCGGCGGATGAATCCGTCCTCGGGAGCCTCAGAAAATTCATTAATCCCCGTAAGGGTTTTGAAGTCATTGCCGAGGCGGTTACCCGCAGATTATACATTGTAAGGGATATCAAAAGTGCAGTCATGCTCTGGAAAAAGGGGCACAGATCTCATGATTACCTGACCACTGACGGCATAGTGCTTGAATCCAGCGGCGTTATCAGGGTCAATACCGAAAAGGACAAATATGCCGAAATGTTAAAGGCCCGGGCCGAAATTGAGATACAGAACAAGCTTAAAGCCGACCTTGAGATTGAAATGGAAAAAGACAAGGAGACCATATACGCTTCAGGGGATCAGCTGTCCGCTTTGAATGCGGAGATAATCAATCTGAGCGGGAAGCTGTCCGATATCGAAAAAGAGCGTCAGTCCGAGATCATGTCAAAGCAGTCTCTGTCTGACAAAATAGAAACTAATGAAAACCGCACCCTTGATTTTATTAAAGACATAAAATCGTGGGATGATATGACTTCAGGCGTAAAAGACGAAATCAGAGCGGCCCGGGAGGAAAAAGAGAGTGCGGAGAATCTGCTTGCCGAACTAAAGGAAAAACTCAAGCGGCTCGAAGAAAAAAAGCTTGAAGCCGGGAGCATACTCGGCAGGGTTCAGGAAGAAAAAAATACAGTAATGGATAAGCTCGGCAGGCTACGGGTGGATATGGCCTCAGCCCTCGAGAGGATAAAAGGGCTTACTCTCCAGTCCCGGAAAAGGCAGATGGAGATGGAAGCCGACAGACAGAGGGCTGCCGAAATCGCCATAAAGGAAAAAGAGATAACATCCATGCTCGAAAATGCCGAGGAGGTTGTGATAAACACACTGGCCGACATCAGGACAAAAGAGCTCGAACTCGAAGATGTCATGCCCGAATATACGAAATTCTGCCAGGAGACAGGAGAGATCAGCGAACGCGAACAGGCTCTCAAGTCCGGTCTTTCCTCGCTGGAAGAAAAGAGAAACATGCTCGTCCTCGAAGCAAAGGAGCAGGAAATCGCCGGAAGGATGATGATGGAACGCTATACGGGAAGATTCAGCGATGAGACGCTGCCCCTTATACCGGAAGATTTTGATATGGAGGCATCAAGGGAAGAGGTTGCAAAACTCCAGGGCAGGGTTGAGGTGTTGGGGCAGATTAATTTCGCTTCAATAGAGTCATATGACGAGACGCAGGCCAGATATGACGATTTTCATGCACAGTATCAGGACCTCATGCTTGCAAGCGAACGTTTGAGAGAACTCATCAGCAGCATCGAGAGGGAAAGCCAGAAGGAATTTGCATCGACATTCGCCAAGGTCAGGGCGAATTTCCAGGAGATATTCACCACAATGTTCGGAGGCGGCCAGGCCGACATCGTCCTTCAGGAAGGCGGCATGGATGCAGGTGTCGATATCTACGCCTGCCCCCCCTTCAAGAAGCTCAAGGTCATGAGCCTCCTGTCTGAAGGAGAAAAAGCGCTTACGGCCATATCGTTCATCTTCGCCCTCTTCAAGGTGAGGCCGTCGCCTTTCTGTATACTGGATGAAGTGGATGCTCCCCTTGACGATGCGAACATTGAGCGCATCAACCGACTTATACGTACATTCTCAAAAGACTCCCAGTTCCTGATCGTTACGCACAACAAGAACACCATGGAGATGGCGGATATCATCTACGGCGTGACTTTCGATGTGCCCGGCGTAACGAAAGTCGTTTCAATGGACCTTCAGAAGACCTAG
- a CDS encoding PilZ domain-containing protein: MIEKRASSRIDVNLRAVFREGKNEAFRTQITNISSGGLFMKTPQYLKIGTDVTVDIDAENIGQIIWVSGHVVRIAKTGVAVEITDTNKTNFEMFLETEKRMAARFKYSKNINSKNRFRLT, encoded by the coding sequence ATGATTGAAAAGCGTGCCAGCAGCAGGATTGACGTGAATTTAAGAGCCGTATTCCGCGAAGGCAAAAATGAAGCCTTCCGCACACAAATCACAAATATCAGTTCAGGCGGGCTGTTCATGAAGACACCTCAGTATCTGAAGATAGGGACGGATGTCACAGTCGATATAGACGCCGAGAACATCGGCCAAATAATATGGGTGTCCGGACATGTGGTCAGAATAGCAAAAACAGGCGTTGCAGTTGAAATTACCGATACGAATAAAACCAACTTCGAGATGTTTCTGGAAACGGAAAAACGTATGGCAGCTAGATTCAAATATTCAAAAAATATCAATTCAAAGAACAGGTTTCGCCTGACATGA
- a CDS encoding nitroreductase family protein: MPSLFNEPVNEIIRRRCSWRSYTGDPVKEDILAQLDSFIKGLSSPPSGSKTRFEIITSPDKKEGIKGTYGVVRGAVTFIAGAVNDNPRAMEDFGYQFEKIILFATSLNLGTCWLGGSFKRTVFAEKIALEEGEIIPAVSPVGYTAGRRTIIDNAFRFMAGSKKRKTFSELFFMKSFDAPLTEAAAGKYAIPLEMVRLGPSASNKQPWRMIIDGDEVHLVLQRTENYAKMLPIDIQKIDMGIAMCHFELSAKESGIDGRWIEANPGIMLPELSEYSATWVAEG, encoded by the coding sequence ATGCCCAGCCTTTTTAATGAACCCGTAAATGAAATAATCAGACGACGCTGCTCATGGAGGAGCTACACCGGTGATCCTGTAAAAGAAGACATCCTCGCGCAGCTTGATTCATTCATAAAGGGCCTTTCTTCCCCGCCGTCAGGTTCAAAGACCAGGTTTGAAATAATCACATCACCTGACAAAAAGGAAGGCATTAAAGGTACATACGGGGTTGTCAGGGGTGCCGTAACATTCATTGCAGGTGCGGTGAACGACAACCCAAGGGCTATGGAGGACTTCGGCTATCAGTTTGAAAAGATAATCCTTTTCGCGACATCTCTTAACCTTGGCACCTGCTGGCTGGGAGGCTCCTTCAAAAGGACTGTATTTGCCGAGAAAATAGCCCTTGAAGAGGGCGAGATCATACCAGCCGTATCGCCGGTAGGCTATACTGCAGGCAGACGCACTATTATAGATAATGCCTTCAGATTTATGGCAGGTTCAAAGAAACGTAAAACATTCAGCGAACTCTTTTTCATGAAATCTTTCGATGCTCCCTTGACGGAGGCCGCTGCCGGGAAATATGCAATTCCGCTCGAAATGGTCAGGCTCGGGCCTTCGGCCTCAAACAAGCAGCCCTGGCGGATGATAATAGACGGTGATGAGGTTCACCTCGTCCTCCAGAGGACTGAGAATTATGCAAAGATGCTGCCTATAGACATACAGAAGATCGATATGGGCATCGCGATGTGCCACTTTGAGTTAAGCGCGAAGGAATCAGGAATCGATGGACGATGGATAGAGGCGAATCCCGGCATCATGCTCCCCGAACTTTCCGAATACAGCGCAACCTGGGTAGCGGAGGGCTAG
- the rlmB gene encoding 23S rRNA (guanosine(2251)-2'-O)-methyltransferase RlmB translates to MEIIYGFNPIEEALRAQKRKFFEILVAREGHDKISSLARGVSLSTVTRHELDRITGVKNHQGIAARVSPFRYATIEDASGLNFVVLLDSVEDPQNLGSIIRTVYALAGGAVIIPEDRAASVTPAVVKASAGAAEKAVVAKVVNLRNAIKGLKKNGFWLIGLDAHAKEPLSGIPDFKKVAVVLGGEDSGIRPVIAGELDFLAHIPMKGLFNSLNVSQSTAIAVYELAVRRG, encoded by the coding sequence GTGGAGATAATCTACGGATTTAATCCAATAGAAGAGGCGCTCAGGGCGCAGAAAAGAAAATTCTTTGAAATACTTGTTGCACGCGAAGGCCATGATAAAATCTCATCGCTTGCCAGAGGCGTTTCTTTAAGCACTGTCACCCGTCATGAGCTTGACCGCATTACAGGTGTAAAGAACCACCAGGGAATAGCAGCCAGGGTATCCCCGTTCCGTTATGCAACCATTGAAGATGCGTCCGGACTCAATTTCGTTGTCCTTCTCGATTCGGTCGAAGACCCTCAGAACCTGGGCTCCATAATACGAACAGTTTATGCACTTGCAGGTGGGGCCGTCATAATTCCTGAAGACAGGGCCGCATCGGTCACACCGGCCGTGGTCAAGGCCTCGGCAGGTGCAGCTGAAAAGGCTGTCGTGGCAAAGGTCGTCAATCTCCGTAACGCAATAAAAGGGCTCAAGAAAAACGGCTTCTGGCTGATAGGCCTTGATGCCCATGCAAAAGAGCCCTTATCCGGAATTCCCGATTTTAAGAAGGTTGCAGTCGTGCTGGGAGGAGAAGATTCTGGCATCAGACCCGTCATAGCAGGAGAACTCGACTTTCTTGCTCATATCCCGATGAAAGGCCTGTTCAATTCCCTTAATGTCTCTCAGTCAACGGCTATAGCGGTTTACGAACTTGCGGTGAGGAGAGGCTAG
- a CDS encoding AAA family ATPase, which produces MAKEEEATPEKSEQKGLDFNPQFRAAIELMENRKQSLFITGRAGTGKSTLLNYFQRTTAKRHVVLAPTGIAAINVGGQTIHSFFGFGPDVTEKSVKKIKNVSSRNIYKKIDTIIIDEISMVRADLLDCIEKFMKLNGPDEKKPFGGVQMVFIGDLYQLPPVVSSTEKEIFKLHYQSPYFFCARSFKSMDMEFIELEKVYRQHDDEFIRLLNAIRNRSVTDEDLAAINKRLKPDFEAPKDEFYIQLTSTNNMADKINETEMAKLPGKIHKFRAIIDGDFGNEYMPTTKELRLKKGSQIMMLNNDQQGRWVNGTIGVMTGTAKDDDGNILIKARLDMGEDVFISPYTWSIYRFFIDGSQLASEVVGTFTQYPLRPAFAVTIHKSQGKTFSRVIIDLGRGTFAHGQLYVALSRCVSLEGIVLKKPVKKEHILLDWEVVKFLTQHQYSLAEKKLSHDDKLRIIKNAISGSNQIEILYLKAKDEKSRRVVKPLDVRQMEYKGHSFTGLDAFCQTRRERRTFNVGRILEIKVL; this is translated from the coding sequence ATGGCAAAAGAGGAAGAAGCCACACCGGAAAAGTCAGAACAAAAAGGTCTTGATTTCAATCCCCAGTTCAGGGCGGCGATTGAGCTAATGGAGAACAGGAAACAAAGCCTTTTCATAACAGGCAGGGCAGGCACCGGCAAATCGACCCTTCTCAATTATTTCCAGAGGACTACTGCCAAAAGGCATGTCGTGCTTGCACCCACCGGTATTGCAGCAATAAATGTAGGCGGCCAGACCATACATTCATTCTTCGGCTTCGGGCCCGACGTAACTGAGAAATCGGTAAAAAAAATTAAGAATGTCAGTTCAAGGAATATCTACAAGAAAATCGACACCATTATAATCGACGAGATATCCATGGTCAGGGCTGACCTGCTCGACTGCATCGAAAAGTTCATGAAACTGAACGGCCCGGATGAGAAAAAACCTTTCGGCGGCGTGCAGATGGTTTTCATAGGTGACCTCTATCAGCTGCCCCCCGTAGTTTCTTCCACTGAAAAAGAGATATTCAAACTGCACTATCAGAGCCCCTATTTTTTCTGTGCCCGGTCTTTTAAATCCATGGACATGGAATTCATTGAGCTGGAAAAGGTCTACCGCCAGCACGACGATGAATTCATAAGGCTTCTTAACGCCATAAGGAACCGTTCTGTTACTGACGAAGACCTGGCAGCAATAAATAAAAGGCTAAAGCCTGATTTCGAGGCGCCCAAAGATGAATTTTACATCCAGCTTACAAGCACGAACAACATGGCGGATAAAATCAACGAAACCGAGATGGCCAAGCTTCCGGGAAAGATTCATAAATTCAGGGCCATAATAGACGGCGACTTCGGTAATGAATACATGCCCACAACAAAGGAGCTGAGGCTGAAAAAGGGCTCGCAGATCATGATGCTGAACAACGACCAGCAAGGCCGCTGGGTGAACGGCACGATAGGCGTTATGACCGGGACGGCAAAGGATGACGACGGGAATATCCTTATCAAGGCCAGGCTTGATATGGGAGAAGATGTCTTTATAAGTCCTTATACATGGAGCATTTACAGGTTTTTCATCGATGGTTCCCAGCTCGCTTCCGAGGTTGTAGGAACCTTTACCCAGTATCCGCTCAGACCTGCGTTCGCAGTTACCATCCACAAAAGCCAGGGAAAGACTTTCAGCAGGGTGATAATAGACCTGGGCCGCGGCACTTTTGCACACGGCCAGCTCTATGTCGCGCTTTCAAGGTGCGTGAGCCTCGAGGGCATAGTGCTTAAGAAGCCTGTAAAAAAGGAGCATATCCTTCTTGACTGGGAGGTTGTTAAATTCCTGACGCAGCACCAGTACTCCCTTGCTGAAAAGAAGCTCAGCCATGATGACAAGCTTCGCATAATTAAAAACGCAATCTCCGGAAGCAACCAGATTGAAATCCTCTATTTGAAGGCCAAGGATGAAAAGTCCCGCAGGGTAGTGAAACCCCTTGATGTCAGGCAGATGGAATATAAAGGGCATTCCTTCACCGGGCTCGATGCATTCTGCCAGACACGCAGGGAACGCAGAACATTTAATGTGGGCAGAATCCTGGAGATCAAGGTTCTATAA
- a CDS encoding phosphoribosylformylglycinamidine synthase subunit PurQ has translation MAKTIKALVITGSGTNCEMEMAHACRLAGAKAEIAHLSDVLSARVRIPDYDFLNLPGGFLDGDDLGSAMVESVRLRHALIKGTSRTMYDEIMTLIERGGIVLGVCNGFQALVKTGLLPGNPFGKRRVSLSFNDSARFEDRWVKMAVNEKSPCIFTKGLDTLDLPVRHGEGKFITDNDDTLNEITSGNLDSLYYADLSGNVTMEYPHNPNGSVNGIAGICDASGRVFGLMPHPEAFTHYTNHPHWTRGIIKERADGMLLFDNAVNYLAGSR, from the coding sequence ATGGCAAAAACAATCAAAGCACTCGTAATTACAGGATCAGGAACAAACTGCGAAATGGAAATGGCGCATGCCTGCAGACTCGCCGGAGCCAAAGCCGAGATCGCGCATTTGAGCGATGTTCTGAGTGCAAGAGTGCGCATTCCCGATTATGATTTCCTTAACCTTCCTGGAGGATTCCTTGATGGAGACGACCTTGGAAGCGCAATGGTCGAGAGTGTCAGATTAAGGCATGCCTTGATCAAAGGGACATCCCGCACCATGTACGATGAGATTATGACCCTGATTGAAAGAGGCGGTATAGTTCTTGGCGTGTGCAACGGTTTCCAGGCACTGGTCAAGACAGGGCTGCTCCCGGGCAACCCGTTCGGAAAGCGCAGGGTGTCTCTGTCTTTCAATGATTCGGCAAGGTTCGAAGACAGGTGGGTGAAAATGGCGGTCAATGAAAAAAGCCCGTGCATATTCACAAAAGGTCTTGATACTCTCGATCTTCCCGTCCGCCACGGGGAAGGCAAATTCATAACAGACAATGATGACACACTGAACGAAATCACATCTGGAAATCTGGACAGTCTCTACTATGCCGATTTATCAGGTAATGTAACCATGGAGTACCCTCATAATCCCAACGGGAGCGTAAACGGGATTGCCGGCATATGCGATGCATCCGGCCGCGTTTTCGGACTTATGCCTCACCCAGAGGCATTCACCCACTATACAAATCATCCGCACTGGACCCGCGGCATTATAAAAGAAAGGGCCGATGGCATGCTGCTTTTCGATAATGCAGTTAATTATCTGGCGGGCTCAAGATAA